The Nostoc sp. 'Lobaria pulmonaria (5183) cyanobiont' genome window below encodes:
- a CDS encoding phosphate-starvation-inducible PsiE family protein: MYKSVENTPITMYEINRARVVRTLEFIQDIIVISLCIGLFSFMVLQVRDMFLSLLPPLDFHAVTADILFLLILVELFRLLIIYLQEHRVSIGVAVEVSIVSALREVIVKGVLETSWSQVLATCAFLLVLGILLFLRVWLPPTFEGIDPEQEASKRYRSRAKSELTQTNGQHNS, translated from the coding sequence ATGTATAAATCTGTTGAAAACACCCCGATTACCATGTACGAAATCAATCGGGCGCGCGTTGTGCGAACCTTGGAATTTATCCAAGATATAATTGTAATTTCTTTGTGTATCGGTTTATTTAGCTTCATGGTGCTTCAGGTGAGAGATATGTTTCTCTCCTTACTTCCGCCTCTAGATTTTCATGCTGTTACTGCCGATATTCTCTTTTTACTTATCTTAGTTGAGTTGTTCCGACTGCTGATTATTTACCTACAGGAACATCGAGTATCTATTGGGGTAGCTGTTGAAGTTTCCATTGTTTCTGCTTTGCGAGAGGTCATTGTTAAAGGTGTTCTAGAAACAAGTTGGAGTCAAGTTTTAGCAACTTGTGCCTTTTTATTAGTGCTGGGAATACTACTGTTTCTCAGAGTTTGGCTACCCCCGACCTTTGAAGGTATAGACCCGGAACAAGAAGCATCTAAACGCTATAGAAGCCGAGCCAAGTCTGAATTAACACAAACCAATGGTCAACATAATTCGTAA
- a CDS encoding diflavin flavoprotein, producing the protein MSTVTLTSNHSRDVQVAEIGKNTLIMRSRTWDRLKFEVEYSRQRGTTANSYLIQADKKVLIDPPGESFTDIYLEQLAQHLDFISLDYIVLSHVNPNRRATLQVLLSLVPQATIICSRPAANALKTAFPEFESPIQVMRSQDTLNLGQGHLLSFITVPTPRWADGLCTYDSATKILYTDKLFGAHICEDTLFDEDWKGLDAERRYYFECLHAPQAKQVEVALDKISLLGARCYAPAHGPVVRYSLSRFTYDYRQWCQGQKSQELSVALLYASAYGNTAIMANAIAQGLIQNGVNLELINCELADSAQINRIVETCDGLIIGSPTLGGHAPTQIQTALGIVLSVAAKTKLAGVFGSYGWSGEAIDLIESKLKDANYQLGFETIRVRFSPTPEILQQCQQAGASFAQNLKKTKKLRTSRQIVTETHVDRTEQAVGRIIGSLCVVTTRDEETHKGVLTSWVSQATFNPPGIMIAIANEQNADLMHHPGDKFVLNILKEGRNVRRYFSRHSTLGDNPFANLDTKTALNGCLILNEALAYLECTVQNQLECGDRWLIYAVIDGGEVLENDGVTALEHRKSGSYY; encoded by the coding sequence ATGTCTACTGTCACATTAACGTCCAACCATAGCAGAGATGTACAAGTTGCTGAAATTGGTAAAAATACTCTGATTATGCGATCGCGGACTTGGGACAGACTAAAATTTGAGGTGGAGTATTCCCGCCAACGGGGAACTACAGCGAATTCTTATCTGATTCAAGCTGATAAAAAGGTTTTAATTGACCCTCCCGGCGAATCTTTTACCGATATTTACCTTGAGCAACTAGCACAACATCTAGATTTCATCTCCCTCGATTATATTGTTCTGAGTCATGTCAACCCGAACCGCAGAGCAACCTTGCAAGTATTGCTCTCTCTGGTTCCTCAAGCCACTATCATTTGTTCTCGCCCCGCCGCCAATGCTCTAAAAACTGCCTTTCCCGAATTTGAATCACCTATCCAAGTGATGCGATCGCAGGATACTCTAAATTTAGGACAAGGACATCTTCTATCATTTATCACCGTACCAACTCCCCGTTGGGCCGATGGACTTTGTACTTACGATTCTGCTACAAAAATTCTCTACACAGACAAACTTTTTGGCGCTCATATTTGCGAAGATACTTTGTTTGATGAAGATTGGAAGGGATTAGATGCGGAACGTCGTTACTATTTTGAATGTCTCCATGCGCCCCAAGCCAAACAAGTTGAAGTAGCCTTAGATAAAATATCGCTTTTGGGAGCTAGATGTTACGCCCCAGCACACGGCCCGGTTGTCCGTTACAGCCTCAGTCGTTTTACCTATGATTACCGTCAATGGTGTCAAGGGCAAAAATCTCAAGAGTTGAGTGTCGCTTTGCTTTATGCTTCTGCTTATGGAAATACAGCAATTATGGCGAATGCGATCGCTCAAGGTTTGATTCAAAATGGAGTTAATCTAGAATTAATCAACTGCGAACTAGCCGATTCTGCACAGATTAACCGCATTGTAGAAACCTGCGATGGCTTGATTATTGGCTCACCCACTTTAGGCGGCCATGCACCGACTCAAATTCAAACTGCTTTAGGAATAGTTCTCTCGGTGGCGGCTAAAACTAAGTTAGCAGGGGTGTTTGGTTCTTATGGTTGGAGTGGCGAAGCAATTGATTTAATCGAAAGCAAGCTCAAAGATGCTAATTATCAACTAGGATTTGAAACCATTCGGGTGCGTTTCAGTCCCACTCCTGAGATTCTCCAGCAATGTCAACAAGCCGGTGCTTCCTTTGCCCAAAACTTGAAGAAAACCAAAAAACTGCGGACTTCCCGCCAGATTGTCACAGAAACCCATGTAGATCGTACCGAACAAGCGGTGGGACGAATCATTGGTTCTCTGTGTGTTGTGACAACTCGTGATGAAGAAACTCACAAAGGGGTTTTAACTTCTTGGGTATCGCAGGCAACTTTTAACCCGCCAGGAATTATGATTGCGATCGCTAACGAGCAAAATGCAGATTTAATGCATCATCCTGGTGATAAATTTGTACTGAATATCCTTAAAGAAGGAAGAAATGTGCGGCGCTATTTTTCTCGTCATAGCACTTTAGGCGATAATCCCTTTGCAAATCTTGACACAAAAACTGCTCTGAATGGTTGTTTGATTCTGAATGAGGCATTAGCCTATTTAGAATGTACAGTGCAAAATCAGCTGGAATGTGGCGATCGATGGTTAATTTATGCTGTCATCGATGGCGGTGAAGTGTTGGAAAATGATGGTGTCACGGCTTTGGAACATCGGAAATCTGGCAGCTATTATTAA
- a CDS encoding diflavin flavoprotein, with product MVALTQLTQVISNPGRLTIETVEIAPETTAIRCLDWDRERFDIEFGLRNGTTYNSFLIQGEKIALVDTSHRKFEQLYLEILVELIDPAKIDYLIISHTEPDHSGLVKNILELAPSITVVGAKVAIQFLENMVHQPFKSMQVKSGERLDLGNGHELEFISAPNLHWPDTILTYDHKTSILYTCDVFGMHYCDDHTYDENITSIEEDFHYYYDCLMGPNARSVLAALKRIEKLEIGTVATGHGPLLQHYISEWLGRYQNWSLEQAKTETLVSLFYVEDYGHSEHLVRTIAHGCAKTGVAVELIDLNTAEPQEVRELVAQASGLVIAMPPQSSAIAQAALSTILAAVHKKQAIGLLESGGGEDEPIYPLRNKFQELGLTEAFPPILVKEIPTQATEQFCDEAGIDMGQWLTRDRTIKQIKSINTELEKALGRISTGLYIITAKKGEIQSAMLASWVTQASLEPLGVAIAVSKDRAIESLMHVGDRFVLNVLEEGKYQGLMKHFIKRFAPGADRFAGVKTYPAKNESPVLAEALAYMECEITSRMDCGDHWVIYSTVQTGRVAKLNALTAAHHRKIGNHY from the coding sequence ATGGTTGCACTCACACAGCTTACTCAAGTTATTTCCAATCCTGGGCGTTTGACGATTGAAACTGTTGAAATTGCTCCTGAAACGACTGCTATACGTTGTCTCGATTGGGATAGAGAACGTTTTGATATCGAGTTTGGTTTACGTAATGGTACAACCTATAATTCTTTCTTAATTCAAGGAGAAAAAATTGCCTTAGTTGACACATCTCACCGCAAGTTTGAGCAATTATATCTTGAGATACTGGTGGAATTAATCGATCCGGCTAAGATAGATTACTTGATTATTAGCCATACAGAACCTGACCACAGTGGCCTAGTGAAAAATATTTTAGAATTAGCTCCCTCCATTACTGTTGTTGGTGCTAAGGTAGCTATTCAATTCCTAGAAAATATGGTTCACCAGCCTTTTAAATCAATGCAGGTGAAAAGTGGAGAGCGATTAGATTTAGGCAACGGACACGAATTAGAATTTATCTCTGCACCAAACTTACACTGGCCTGACACAATCTTGACCTATGACCACAAAACTTCCATTCTCTACACCTGTGATGTGTTTGGGATGCACTATTGTGATGACCACACTTATGATGAAAATATTACCTCAATAGAGGAGGATTTTCACTATTACTATGATTGTCTCATGGGCCCCAATGCCCGATCTGTCTTAGCAGCTTTAAAGCGGATTGAAAAGTTAGAAATAGGAACAGTTGCTACGGGACATGGCCCTTTATTACAACACTATATCTCGGAATGGCTCGGACGCTATCAAAACTGGAGTTTAGAACAAGCAAAAACAGAGACTTTAGTGTCTCTATTTTATGTTGAAGATTACGGACATAGCGAGCATTTAGTCCGTACCATAGCTCATGGATGCGCAAAAACAGGCGTAGCAGTCGAATTAATAGACCTCAATACTGCCGAGCCTCAAGAAGTTCGAGAATTAGTTGCACAAGCTTCTGGTTTAGTAATTGCAATGCCACCCCAATCTTCGGCGATCGCTCAAGCTGCTTTAAGTACAATTTTAGCTGCTGTTCACAAGAAGCAGGCAATTGGTTTATTAGAGTCGGGAGGTGGAGAAGATGAACCAATTTACCCATTACGTAATAAGTTTCAAGAACTGGGATTAACTGAAGCTTTTCCACCTATTTTAGTTAAGGAAATCCCTACCCAAGCAACAGAACAATTTTGTGATGAAGCGGGGATAGATATGGGTCAATGGTTGACCCGCGATCGCACCATCAAACAAATTAAATCTATCAATACTGAGCTAGAAAAAGCTTTAGGGCGGATTAGCACAGGATTATACATCATCACCGCCAAAAAAGGAGAAATTCAGAGTGCGATGTTGGCTTCTTGGGTGACACAAGCGAGTCTTGAGCCTTTGGGAGTGGCGATCGCAGTATCCAAAGATCGGGCAATTGAATCCTTGATGCACGTTGGCGATCGCTTTGTTTTAAATGTTTTAGAAGAAGGCAAATATCAAGGATTAATGAAACACTTTATTAAGCGTTTTGCTCCTGGTGCAGATAGATTTGCTGGAGTGAAAACATATCCAGCTAAAAATGAATCGCCCGTTTTAGCTGAAGCTCTAGCTTACATGGAATGTGAAATCACTAGCCGCATGGATTGTGGAGATCATTGGGTAATTTATAGCACAGTCCAAACTGGAAGAGTCGCCAAGCTAAATGCACTTACCGCCGCCCATCACCGCAAAATTGGCAATCATTACTAA
- a CDS encoding 1-aminocyclopropane-1-carboxylate deaminase/D-cysteine desulfhydrase, translated as MSLTFLRPPIQQINSEIARHAGVDLYVLRLDLMHPWVNGNKWFKLKYNLLEAKEKNFTTLLTFGGAYSNHIYATAAAGNLCGFRTIGVIRGEERLPLNPTLSFAVQQGMQLVYLNREMYRQRNTPALEESLQQRFGKVFIIPEGGSNLNGVRGCTEIIDRAMPTAGYAYAFDHICVACGTATTLAGIALSLHEGQRAIAFPVLKNGAFLAQEIETLLTNYLASDLPAPYSSPASWELVCDYHFGGYAKVNDELILFSQQFTQEHDVPLDYVYTAKMFYGVMDLLQQGFFRRGDSLLLVHTGGLQGNVGMEKSLQRFSKI; from the coding sequence ATGTCGTTAACCTTTCTTCGTCCTCCTATACAACAAATCAACAGCGAAATTGCCCGTCACGCTGGTGTTGATCTGTATGTGCTGCGCCTCGATCTTATGCACCCGTGGGTTAACGGCAATAAGTGGTTTAAGCTGAAATACAATCTTTTGGAGGCTAAGGAGAAAAATTTCACAACGCTGCTAACCTTTGGCGGCGCTTATTCTAATCACATCTATGCAACTGCGGCGGCTGGTAATCTTTGCGGTTTTCGCACTATCGGGGTAATTCGTGGAGAGGAGAGGCTACCGTTAAACCCGACGCTGAGTTTTGCTGTACAACAGGGTATGCAGCTTGTCTATCTGAACCGCGAGATGTATCGACAGCGCAATACACCAGCGTTAGAAGAATCTCTGCAACAACGTTTCGGTAAGGTGTTTATCATTCCTGAAGGTGGGAGTAATTTAAATGGTGTGCGCGGCTGTACAGAGATAATTGATCGTGCGATGCCTACGGCTGGCTACGCCTACGCATTTGATCATATATGCGTAGCTTGCGGTACAGCTACCACACTAGCAGGTATTGCGCTTTCGTTGCATGAAGGACAAAGAGCGATCGCTTTTCCTGTATTGAAGAATGGCGCATTTCTTGCACAAGAAATTGAAACTTTGTTGACAAATTACCTCGCCTCTGATTTACCTGCACCATATAGTTCTCCCGCTTCCTGGGAATTGGTATGTGATTACCACTTTGGTGGTTATGCAAAGGTGAACGACGAGTTAATACTGTTCAGCCAGCAGTTCACACAGGAACATGACGTACCCCTTGATTACGTATATACCGCTAAAATGTTTTACGGAGTGATGGATTTACTACAGCAGGGATTTTTTCGTAGAGGCGATTCCTTACTGCTGGTACACACAGGCGGCTTACAAGGCAACGTTGGCATGGAGAAAAGTTTGCAGAGATTTTCTAAAATCTGA